In Acidianus brierleyi, one genomic interval encodes:
- a CDS encoding 2-hydroxyacid dehydrogenase, with the protein MKVLVTKKLPGNWISYLSENVEVALWEENYPPPKEWIIDNIRDKDGILITLTERIDKEIIDSAPKLKVISTYSVGFDHIDVEYAKKRGIIITYTPEVLTEATADLIFGLLIAVSRRIVEGDKLIREGKWEISWYPTFMLGSEVYGKTLGLLGMGRIARAVMRRAKGFDMNIIYNSRAPHDVDAKFVDLNTLFSESDFLVIAVDLNTTTYHIVNEEKLKLMKKSSFLINASRGPVIDENALIKALKEGWIRGAALDVFEHEPLPKDSPLISMNNVVLTPHLGSATIETRDKMAEIAVKNLILALRGEKPIYEVR; encoded by the coding sequence ATGAAAGTTTTAGTTACAAAAAAGCTCCCTGGAAATTGGATATCTTATTTATCAGAAAATGTAGAAGTTGCATTATGGGAGGAAAATTATCCTCCACCCAAAGAATGGATAATAGATAACATAAGAGATAAGGATGGGATTCTAATAACATTAACAGAAAGAATAGACAAGGAAATAATAGATTCAGCACCTAAACTAAAGGTAATAAGTACATATAGTGTAGGATTTGATCATATAGATGTAGAATATGCAAAAAAACGTGGGATTATTATAACATATACTCCTGAAGTTCTTACAGAAGCTACGGCAGATCTTATATTTGGTCTATTAATTGCAGTCTCAAGAAGAATAGTTGAAGGAGATAAGTTAATTAGAGAAGGAAAATGGGAAATTTCATGGTATCCTACTTTTATGCTAGGAAGTGAAGTATATGGAAAAACTTTAGGTTTATTAGGCATGGGAAGAATTGCTAGGGCTGTTATGAGGAGAGCAAAAGGGTTCGACATGAACATTATATACAATAGTAGAGCTCCTCATGATGTAGATGCAAAATTTGTAGATTTAAATACATTATTCAGTGAATCAGATTTTCTAGTTATCGCAGTAGATTTAAACACAACTACTTATCATATAGTTAATGAGGAAAAATTAAAATTGATGAAAAAATCGTCTTTTTTAATAAATGCTTCTAGAGGTCCAGTAATAGATGAGAATGCTTTAATAAAAGCTCTAAAAGAAGGTTGGATAAGAGGCGCTGCATTAGATGTATTTGAACACGAGCCATTACCTAAAGATAGTCCATTAATATCTATGAACAATGTTGTTTTAACTCCTCATTTAGGTAGTGCAACAATTGAGACTAGAGACAAAATGGCTGAAATAGCAGTAAAAAACTTGATTTTAGCATTAAGAGGTGAAAAACCAATCTATGAAGTTAGATAA
- a CDS encoding MFS transporter, whose product MKSYIHATISSSLAWAGNIYDLLLMTYVYYYIMRAFSLSYFEVSILFALGLIGRVIGGIIFGKYADSIGRKPVLIIGTGGYAIFQGLMAFSPNVFLLFIFRAIEGIFMGAEWTAGTVIAYEQAPRSLKGFVTGIVQAGYGIGYALTGITYLVFLSMISDWRLFLLMGATPLILLPYVQLKVKESIVKTSKIRINYKGYLSILLKATLGMSGMFITYFAVFGNYPTIATDYAKMPEAILGILMTIANLLLAFSFILFGRLADRVNKKKLILMGLIGLLVSLPLSVPALSQLVNLYIMVLGTLMFSFFTGFWPVMPLLLADAVPLEVRGFLSGFAYNFGGLAGGIANIILGAIESIYGIDALSKAINIIGFTAIVMVFVSIITWPKSGSKAKIILQA is encoded by the coding sequence ATGAAATCCTATATACATGCTACGATATCATCATCGTTAGCATGGGCAGGAAATATATACGACTTATTGTTAATGACATACGTATATTACTACATAATGAGAGCATTCTCATTATCATATTTTGAAGTATCAATATTGTTCGCATTGGGATTAATAGGAAGAGTTATAGGAGGAATTATTTTTGGAAAATATGCTGACAGTATTGGAAGAAAGCCAGTACTTATTATTGGAACAGGGGGCTATGCAATTTTTCAAGGTTTAATGGCTTTTTCTCCTAATGTTTTCCTTCTTTTTATATTTAGAGCTATTGAAGGGATATTCATGGGCGCAGAATGGACTGCTGGAACTGTAATAGCTTATGAACAAGCGCCTAGATCCCTTAAAGGTTTTGTCACAGGAATAGTTCAAGCAGGCTATGGAATAGGTTATGCTCTTACTGGGATAACATACCTAGTATTTCTATCAATGATAAGTGATTGGAGATTATTCCTTTTAATGGGTGCAACACCTTTAATCTTACTGCCTTACGTTCAACTTAAAGTTAAAGAAAGCATTGTAAAAACTAGTAAAATAAGAATAAATTACAAGGGATATTTAAGTATACTATTAAAAGCTACATTAGGAATGTCTGGAATGTTTATAACATACTTTGCAGTATTTGGAAATTATCCTACTATAGCTACTGATTATGCAAAAATGCCAGAAGCTATCCTAGGAATACTCATGACAATAGCAAACTTGCTTCTAGCGTTCTCTTTCATATTATTTGGAAGATTAGCTGATAGAGTAAATAAAAAGAAGCTTATACTTATGGGTTTAATAGGATTATTAGTATCTCTCCCACTTTCTGTTCCTGCACTTTCCCAGTTAGTAAATCTCTACATAATGGTACTAGGCACTCTCATGTTCTCTTTCTTTACAGGTTTTTGGCCAGTAATGCCTCTATTATTAGCTGATGCAGTACCATTAGAGGTTAGGGGTTTCCTATCTGGATTTGCCTATAATTTTGGCGGTCTTGCAGGAGGAATTGCCAACATAATACTAGGAGCAATTGAATCAATTTACGGCATAGACGCTCTTAGTAAAGCTATTAATATTATAGGCTTTACTGCAATAGTAATGGTATTTGTGAGCATAATCACTTGGCCAAAGAGCGGAAGTAAAGCAAAAATTATTTTACAGGCATGA
- a CDS encoding universal stress protein, whose product MKIVLAYDGSENSKKAVIFSLRFVKKEDEIHVVTVVKEAPKSPEQKIIESEEKGAKTLEEIKSEMEGFNVKTKVLESTDVSDAIIEYCKEIGCDLIVTGSRGLTGIKKAIMGSVSSSLVNKSPYPVLVVK is encoded by the coding sequence ATGAAAATAGTTTTAGCATATGATGGATCTGAAAATTCAAAAAAGGCAGTTATATTTTCCTTGCGATTTGTAAAAAAAGAGGACGAAATACACGTTGTAACTGTAGTAAAAGAAGCTCCCAAATCTCCAGAACAAAAAATAATAGAATCCGAAGAAAAAGGAGCCAAGACTCTCGAAGAGATTAAAAGTGAAATGGAAGGATTCAATGTTAAAACTAAGGTCCTAGAAAGTACTGACGTTTCCGATGCCATAATAGAATACTGTAAGGAAATAGGCTGCGATCTAATAGTAACAGGAAGTAGAGGATTAACGGGGATTAAAAAAGCCATTATGGGCAGTGTGTCTAGCAGTCTTGTTAATAAATCTCCTTATCCTGTACTTGTTGTTAAGTAA
- a CDS encoding ATP-binding cassette domain-containing protein → MSSVIAKNLTKKYGDFTAVDHINFEIEKGEIYGLLGPNGAGKTTTIKMLTGLVPPTEGDAIIAGFSVKEKPIEVKKRIGWISSEVILDDELTAWENLEIQAKLEGVKDWKERGDQLLDYFGIKEFKNRKAGKFSTGMRKKLEVSMALLNSPEIIFMDEPTIGLDVNTRASMWKLIRQINKDYSVTVLLTTHYMEEADMLCSRISIINKGKIIATGTPEYLKEKYGGDVIEIELKKDIEVKLPYTIVKKDGTLRIKVPNAENTLLEIINTIGGNNIKSLKVNKSSLDTVFLTLTGGSIEEEDFDAKKFYAMLRRARR, encoded by the coding sequence ATGAGCTCTGTAATAGCTAAGAATTTAACAAAGAAATATGGGGATTTTACTGCAGTAGATCATATTAATTTTGAAATAGAAAAAGGAGAAATTTATGGATTATTAGGACCCAACGGAGCAGGGAAAACTACTACAATAAAAATGTTAACTGGTCTAGTGCCGCCTACAGAAGGCGATGCAATAATAGCTGGCTTCAGTGTTAAGGAAAAACCTATAGAGGTAAAAAAGAGAATAGGTTGGATCTCATCTGAGGTAATTTTAGACGATGAACTCACTGCATGGGAAAATTTGGAAATACAAGCAAAGCTAGAAGGCGTTAAGGATTGGAAGGAGAGAGGAGATCAATTATTGGACTACTTTGGAATTAAAGAGTTCAAAAATAGAAAAGCAGGAAAATTTTCTACTGGTATGAGAAAAAAATTGGAGGTATCTATGGCATTACTTAACTCTCCAGAAATTATATTCATGGATGAACCTACTATTGGACTCGATGTAAACACTAGAGCGTCTATGTGGAAATTAATAAGACAAATAAATAAGGATTACTCAGTTACTGTATTATTAACCACCCATTATATGGAAGAAGCCGATATGCTTTGTAGTAGAATAAGCATAATTAACAAAGGAAAAATAATAGCTACTGGAACCCCGGAGTATCTAAAAGAAAAATATGGGGGAGATGTAATAGAAATAGAACTTAAAAAAGATATTGAAGTGAAATTACCTTATACTATAGTTAAAAAAGATGGAACTTTAAGAATAAAAGTTCCTAATGCAGAAAATACTCTTTTAGAAATAATAAACACTATAGGAGGAAATAACATAAAATCTCTAAAAGTAAATAAATCGAGTTTAGATACGGTATTTCTAACGCTAACTGGAGGAAGTATAGAGGAGGAAGATTTTGACGCAAAGAAATTCTATGCAATGTTAAGAAGAGCAAGAAGGTGA
- a CDS encoding ABC transporter permease, whose product MMEKLSALYMREIKRIYRSIYMWIMLISQPIMWLVFFGSSFSGVPKEFLQTFFHTDNYIAFILPGELSVSMLFVGMFSSMSLIQDKRFGYLKRVLITPTPKYNIFLAKALGGATRGILQAPIMIIASLALGVSLNLTPMSITVLFLALFFVGIGFSSLYSVLTVKTSDWQAPGVVANLINLPLMFSSTALFPKTFFPVWLKLISDVNPITYSAELGREALLLNDPNWTYLAYLGIFALAMLIIGSLITDKEMTAE is encoded by the coding sequence ATGATGGAAAAACTCTCTGCACTATATATGAGAGAAATTAAGAGAATTTATAGAAGTATATACATGTGGATAATGCTTATTTCTCAGCCTATAATGTGGTTAGTATTTTTTGGAAGTAGTTTTTCTGGAGTACCCAAAGAGTTTCTTCAAACATTCTTTCATACCGATAACTATATTGCATTTATCTTACCTGGAGAACTCTCTGTATCAATGCTTTTTGTAGGTATGTTTAGCTCTATGAGTCTTATACAAGATAAAAGATTTGGATATCTCAAGAGAGTTTTAATAACTCCTACTCCAAAGTATAATATATTTCTAGCCAAGGCACTAGGAGGTGCAACTAGAGGAATACTTCAAGCTCCGATAATGATTATAGCTAGTTTAGCACTAGGAGTCTCATTAAATCTTACACCTATGTCAATAACAGTATTATTCTTAGCGTTATTCTTTGTAGGTATAGGATTTTCATCACTGTATTCAGTTCTTACTGTAAAAACAAGTGATTGGCAGGCTCCAGGGGTAGTGGCAAATCTAATAAATTTACCTCTGATGTTCTCAAGTACTGCATTATTCCCTAAAACATTTTTCCCAGTATGGCTTAAGCTGATAAGCGACGTTAATCCTATCACTTATTCTGCAGAACTGGGCAGAGAAGCATTACTTTTGAATGATCCAAACTGGACATACTTAGCATATCTAGGTATATTCGCTTTAGCAATGTTAATTATAGGATCTCTAATAACGGATAAAGAAATGACTGCTGAATAA
- a CDS encoding APC family permease yields MRLNKASISLRGTYGQAMAVTAPLGSVVSTSTAAIVYAGYSVVFTTLLALLGSALWIFTLTGYTRKIASAGGYYTYGYSAWKSKRISFFEALTESFAYSFLNAVNAITLYLLVSISYEILGYSMPSWVGYSVLIFGILYPTLISLTHIKQLLGYVVSISATLEAALLIFLFATSLSRGIHGNYFVPSGVSAQNLADAFVLSMVSISGAGAATYLGEETKKPTKTITQGMWISLLVGGISMLLGTYALVALWHGSLSNLANSPQPLLYEMFYFGSIPMVIGLILSINSLLSSNIGTTIGAARIIFNLSREGSAPKIFSKVNRSGEPLFATLFVGSLTGIIAFTSVFMVGITNAFLEISVISSLLWLSGRVVDGFGVPVFYYRIRQLGISTIIIPIAATSLNLWGILTSLQAPDLPQTLFLTSTLSIMLVWYIFKGRKGKPGSLVVDENNELINIDEYIERIKKKVEATA; encoded by the coding sequence ATGAGACTCAACAAAGCTTCTATTTCTTTAAGGGGAACCTACGGCCAAGCTATGGCTGTTACTGCGCCTTTAGGCAGTGTAGTATCTACATCAACTGCGGCTATAGTTTACGCTGGATATTCTGTAGTATTTACCACATTATTAGCTCTTTTAGGAAGTGCTTTATGGATATTTACATTAACTGGTTATACAAGGAAAATAGCTTCTGCAGGAGGATATTACACATATGGATATAGTGCATGGAAGTCCAAGAGAATATCTTTCTTTGAAGCGTTAACAGAATCATTTGCTTACTCTTTTCTAAACGCAGTAAATGCAATCACTCTCTACTTATTGGTTTCAATATCTTACGAAATACTAGGCTATTCAATGCCTAGTTGGGTTGGTTATTCTGTTCTTATTTTCGGAATATTATATCCAACCCTAATTTCCCTTACTCACATAAAACAATTATTAGGTTATGTTGTTTCAATTAGTGCTACATTAGAAGCAGCTCTTCTAATATTTTTATTTGCAACATCATTATCAAGAGGTATTCATGGTAATTACTTTGTACCTAGTGGGGTTTCTGCCCAAAATCTAGCAGATGCATTCGTATTATCTATGGTTAGTATTTCTGGAGCTGGAGCTGCAACGTATTTAGGAGAAGAGACTAAAAAACCTACAAAAACTATTACGCAAGGAATGTGGATTTCTTTACTTGTAGGAGGGATCTCCATGCTTTTAGGAACATATGCATTAGTAGCATTATGGCATGGTTCTCTCTCTAATTTAGCCAATTCTCCACAGCCTTTGCTTTATGAGATGTTCTATTTTGGTTCAATACCAATGGTAATAGGCCTAATTTTGTCTATAAACAGTTTATTATCTTCTAACATAGGAACAACTATAGGCGCAGCAAGAATTATATTTAATCTATCTAGGGAAGGATCAGCACCTAAAATATTCTCAAAAGTAAATAGGTCAGGAGAACCTCTCTTTGCTACTTTATTTGTGGGGTCTTTAACAGGCATAATTGCTTTTACTTCTGTCTTTATGGTTGGTATAACAAATGCATTTTTAGAAATAAGTGTAATAAGTAGTTTACTTTGGTTAAGCGGAAGAGTTGTAGACGGTTTTGGAGTCCCAGTATTTTATTATAGAATAAGACAATTAGGAATATCTACAATAATAATTCCTATAGCAGCAACAAGTTTAAACTTATGGGGAATATTGACTTCTTTGCAAGCTCCAGATTTACCTCAGACATTATTTTTAACGTCTACTTTATCCATAATGTTAGTATGGTATATATTTAAAGGTAGAAAAGGAAAACCTGGTAGTTTAGTTGTAGATGAAAATAATGAATTAATAAATATAGACGAATATATTGAGCGAATAAAGAAAAAAGTCGAAGCTACCGCATAG
- a CDS encoding cytochrome C oxidase assembly protein, translated as MIYQISIVAALLAGLTIVLGGIVEGYGYGLSLGTNWPYTRNIMELASKKDPEAIHRISATIVGLIALGYVIIYPSLITAIGFSAVVATALLGMATLYVLAGKLPSYFQGLHDIAAYTTYAVYLLLFLEGLGYHVNILSFMIDAVVPPHFLYFVIFMGGVVTGMRKMKFEIGNVTRPKNAIQISWVLHSILAAIFIIAVAILHYWLTLVFTAIEIGVGLFVYDTINRNSAKPGISVGLHQLFSLLVVTAIIINSLGIAI; from the coding sequence ATGATATATCAAATAAGTATAGTTGCAGCATTATTAGCTGGTTTAACCATAGTTCTAGGAGGAATAGTAGAAGGGTATGGGTATGGATTATCCTTAGGTACTAATTGGCCTTACACAAGAAATATCATGGAACTAGCTAGCAAGAAAGATCCAGAAGCTATACATAGGATAAGCGCTACTATAGTTGGTCTCATAGCATTAGGGTATGTGATTATATATCCGTCGTTAATCACTGCAATAGGATTTTCGGCAGTAGTAGCTACTGCACTTTTAGGAATGGCTACACTTTACGTACTTGCAGGAAAACTCCCATCATATTTTCAAGGTTTACATGATATTGCTGCATATACTACTTATGCCGTATATTTGCTTCTATTCTTAGAAGGTCTGGGATATCACGTAAATATTCTAAGTTTTATGATAGACGCAGTTGTACCTCCTCATTTCTTGTATTTTGTGATCTTCATGGGAGGTGTAGTCACTGGTATGAGAAAAATGAAATTTGAAATTGGAAATGTTACTAGACCAAAGAACGCAATTCAAATATCTTGGGTATTACACTCTATACTAGCGGCAATATTCATTATAGCAGTAGCAATATTACATTACTGGCTAACACTAGTATTCACTGCAATAGAAATAGGTGTAGGTTTATTTGTTTATGACACAATAAATAGAAACTCTGCTAAACCCGGTATTTCAGTAGGTTTACATCAATTATTTTCGTTATTAGTTGTAACTGCAATAATAATTAACAGCTTAGGTATAGCAATTTGA
- a CDS encoding tRNA(Met) cytidine acetyltransferase TmcA has protein sequence MVNEEEFLKTLKSSVKDSIDRFYRNLVYIEKKDYLNDLINVLKAYLEINSNPKVAYAFHPWVTESKERMLKIREIFSNFDDIDYSSSDKYLGNTYDIVILDLVDNFQPNYIGRLVDLVRGGGLIVLYTNNLVENKLFKNTIVRNGMVSSLYEERFKNKIAEHEGTFIINEQGYFARTFSGNLGKRTSAVIPKNPYMPIELHRLSLSEDQNNVIESFEFLLRGGKRILALTASRGRGKSAVTGLSLAGIIYKNLEDNFKSRIAVTAPSISSCSQIMEFLKKGLDALGIKNKVIKSDNGFIRAIDGNDFRVYYESPEATLTDQGNILVVDEAAALGINYIDIATKVWRKVVLVTTVYGYEGSGKVFLKYLRNMLVSRKLSVRWLTMEKPLRYAEGDPIENWLYNALMLNAEVSRPLNDINVTYFETLNKEKLINSDSILSQVYGILVTAHYRNNPDDLMIMLDGVHHHLKSIYYDDSYIAVAQVSEEGELSDPMIEYALKGGTFDGDLIPDRMLKHVRIKEFGKMKGWRIVRIAVIPELQDKGIGSKMLLMLSKEAEEERVDWIGSSFMGDPKVLNFWIKNGFYPIHVSPKRNEKFGDFPVVVIKPFSEEAKKIVNISSYIFKEKLLNTLHDVYYDMNPNLASILLKGSRSHKDVKLTKIHLAKISAFLQGTSPYESSADAIHLLVLKYFWDSKRNWNLENEEEQVLIGKILQGKPWGYLSSTLGINRTHMNEIIYESIYDLSKKYYNLDADSTLGVSLEDLSDEFR, from the coding sequence CTGGTGAATGAGGAAGAGTTCCTAAAAACGCTAAAGTCTTCAGTTAAAGATTCTATAGATAGATTTTATAGAAACTTAGTATATATAGAGAAAAAAGATTACTTAAATGACCTAATTAATGTATTAAAAGCTTACTTAGAAATAAACTCAAATCCTAAAGTAGCTTATGCATTTCATCCATGGGTAACAGAATCGAAAGAAAGAATGTTAAAAATAAGAGAAATTTTTAGTAATTTTGATGATATAGATTACTCGAGCTCTGATAAATATTTAGGAAATACTTACGATATTGTTATTCTAGATCTTGTAGATAATTTTCAACCTAATTATATTGGTAGACTTGTAGACCTAGTAAGAGGTGGAGGCTTAATAGTATTATATACAAATAATCTTGTTGAAAATAAATTATTTAAAAATACTATAGTAAGGAATGGAATGGTAAGTTCACTATATGAAGAAAGATTTAAGAACAAAATAGCTGAGCACGAAGGGACTTTTATTATTAATGAACAAGGTTATTTTGCAAGAACTTTTTCTGGAAATTTAGGAAAAAGAACTAGTGCTGTAATACCCAAAAATCCTTACATGCCTATAGAGTTACATAGACTATCTCTTAGTGAAGATCAGAACAACGTAATAGAAAGTTTTGAATTTCTATTGCGTGGTGGTAAGCGAATTTTAGCATTAACTGCTTCAAGAGGAAGAGGGAAAAGCGCAGTAACTGGGTTATCCTTAGCTGGAATAATTTATAAAAATCTTGAAGATAATTTTAAATCAAGAATAGCCGTTACTGCACCTTCAATATCTTCATGTTCTCAAATAATGGAATTTTTAAAGAAAGGTTTAGACGCTTTAGGCATAAAAAATAAGGTTATAAAGTCAGATAATGGGTTTATTAGGGCTATAGATGGAAATGATTTTAGAGTATATTACGAATCTCCAGAAGCTACATTAACAGATCAAGGGAATATATTGGTTGTAGATGAAGCAGCAGCTTTAGGTATTAATTATATAGATATAGCGACTAAGGTTTGGCGTAAGGTTGTATTAGTTACTACTGTATACGGATATGAAGGATCAGGTAAAGTATTTCTAAAATATTTAAGAAACATGCTAGTTTCGAGAAAGCTTAGCGTGAGATGGTTGACTATGGAAAAACCTCTTAGATATGCTGAAGGAGATCCAATAGAGAATTGGCTATATAACGCATTAATGCTTAACGCAGAAGTTTCAAGGCCTTTAAATGATATAAATGTAACATATTTTGAAACTCTGAATAAGGAAAAATTAATCAATTCTGATAGCATACTTTCTCAAGTATATGGCATTTTAGTTACAGCCCATTATAGAAATAATCCAGACGATCTAATGATAATGTTGGATGGTGTCCATCATCATCTAAAATCGATATATTATGACGATTCCTATATTGCAGTAGCCCAAGTTTCAGAAGAAGGTGAATTATCTGATCCTATGATAGAATATGCATTAAAAGGAGGTACTTTTGATGGGGATCTAATACCCGATAGAATGTTAAAACATGTAAGAATTAAGGAATTTGGTAAAATGAAAGGTTGGAGAATTGTAAGAATAGCTGTTATACCAGAACTTCAAGATAAGGGAATAGGTAGTAAAATGCTTCTAATGTTGTCTAAAGAAGCCGAAGAAGAAAGAGTAGATTGGATAGGATCTTCATTTATGGGAGATCCTAAAGTTCTTAATTTCTGGATAAAAAACGGTTTTTATCCTATACACGTTTCTCCAAAACGTAACGAGAAATTCGGTGACTTTCCAGTAGTAGTAATTAAGCCCTTTTCAGAAGAAGCTAAGAAAATAGTTAATATATCATCGTATATTTTCAAAGAAAAGCTTCTTAATACTCTTCATGATGTGTATTATGATATGAACCCTAACCTCGCATCCATATTGTTAAAGGGTTCAAGATCTCATAAAGACGTTAAATTAACAAAGATTCATTTAGCGAAAATTTCTGCCTTTTTGCAAGGTACTAGTCCATATGAATCTTCTGCTGACGCTATACATTTATTAGTGCTGAAATATTTCTGGGACTCGAAAAGAAATTGGAATCTAGAAAATGAGGAAGAGCAAGTACTAATAGGAAAGATTCTACAGGGTAAACCTTGGGGGTATTTATCATCTACTCTTGGGATAAACAGAACTCATATGAATGAGATTATTTATGAGAGTATTTACGATTTGAGTAAAAAATATTATAACTTAGATGCAGATTCTACTCTAGGAGTTAGTTTAGAAGATTTAAGTGATGAGTTCCGGTAA
- a CDS encoding gamma-glutamyltransferase family protein, with translation MISASGEKIVSTQNYIASYIGAKVLENGGNAFDAAVAISGVLSVVMPHTSGLGGDAFLLAKTPEGFLAYNASGWAPKNLKVEKIDEKSPFSITVPGLVDLWDFLQSYTSKDYEELLSPAIKLAINGFNVGRSLHNAIKVSSGNSEWNKIFGNKKFSDKVKNLELGKILKQVSKEPRVFYEKIAEDLVKDLNNEGSPLVYEDFYDFHGEKVNPLKTTYKDFNLYELPPNTQGITTLELLKMIEISKINKLAYNDIKRINEHVNMSILAYEDRDKYVADPRFYNIPGFILDEKYLTERVKNIGKSFNVNDGDTTFFVVGDGENHIGFIQSLFHPFGSGIVSHGIVFSNRGYGFSSGVNKPEGRKRPLHTLSILYAEKDKEELIIGCAGGDLRPQIHSEVFEYYADYGMEIDESVDAPRFMYLGNKTIAEKRLEVPLTQVGYYSTQVGVVHALKRKNNSYIAVADPRSEGVALPVQ, from the coding sequence ATGATCTCTGCATCTGGCGAGAAAATAGTTTCCACACAAAACTATATAGCAAGTTACATAGGAGCTAAGGTTCTAGAAAATGGCGGAAACGCTTTCGATGCTGCTGTAGCTATTAGCGGTGTTTTATCTGTAGTTATGCCACATACAAGCGGTTTAGGAGGAGATGCATTTCTTCTAGCTAAAACTCCAGAAGGATTTTTAGCATACAATGCCTCCGGCTGGGCTCCAAAGAATCTAAAAGTTGAAAAAATAGATGAAAAAAGTCCTTTTTCCATTACAGTACCAGGCTTAGTCGACTTATGGGATTTTTTACAAAGCTATACAAGTAAAGACTATGAAGAGCTACTGTCACCTGCTATAAAACTAGCAATAAATGGATTCAATGTTGGCAGAAGTCTACATAATGCAATTAAAGTGAGTAGTGGGAATTCGGAATGGAATAAAATATTCGGAAATAAAAAATTCTCAGATAAAGTTAAAAATCTAGAACTAGGAAAAATTTTGAAGCAAGTTTCCAAAGAACCTAGAGTTTTTTACGAAAAAATTGCAGAAGACCTAGTAAAGGATTTAAATAATGAGGGAAGTCCTCTAGTTTATGAAGATTTTTATGATTTTCATGGAGAAAAGGTAAATCCATTAAAAACTACTTATAAAGATTTCAATCTTTACGAATTACCTCCAAACACACAAGGAATAACAACATTAGAACTTCTAAAAATGATAGAAATATCCAAAATAAACAAATTAGCGTACAATGATATAAAAAGAATAAATGAACATGTAAATATGTCAATTTTAGCCTATGAAGATAGAGATAAATACGTCGCTGATCCTAGATTTTATAATATTCCAGGATTTATATTAGATGAAAAGTATCTAACAGAAAGAGTTAAAAACATTGGGAAATCATTTAATGTTAACGATGGAGATACTACTTTCTTTGTAGTAGGCGATGGGGAGAATCATATTGGCTTTATACAAAGTTTATTTCACCCTTTTGGATCTGGAATAGTTTCGCATGGAATAGTATTCAGCAATAGAGGATACGGATTTTCAAGTGGGGTTAATAAACCTGAAGGCCGTAAAAGACCATTGCATACTCTTTCAATCCTATATGCAGAAAAAGATAAGGAAGAATTAATAATAGGTTGTGCAGGAGGAGATTTAAGACCACAAATACATTCTGAAGTGTTCGAATATTATGCAGATTACGGAATGGAGATAGATGAATCAGTAGATGCGCCGAGATTTATGTATCTAGGTAACAAAACAATAGCCGAAAAAAGATTAGAAGTTCCATTAACTCAAGTAGGGTATTACTCGACACAAGTTGGAGTAGTTCATGCTCTAAAAAGAAAAAACAATAGCTATATAGCAGTAGCCGATCCTAGAAGTGAAGGGGTGGCTCTTCCGGTTCAGTAG